The Schistocerca piceifrons isolate TAMUIC-IGC-003096 chromosome 5, iqSchPice1.1, whole genome shotgun sequence genome has a segment encoding these proteins:
- the LOC124798350 gene encoding pathogenesis-related protein 5-like isoform X2, translating to MSAMTFLLLVLGVTALSEGRSLVFENRRRDTVWVGTLGSAERGTLKGGGWEMRPGSLVTINMDDGWTGRFWGRTGCLFDGYGHGRCQTGDCGRRLQCNGTSGQPPVTFAEVNLGGWGSQDFYSISLVDGFNIPITIEPIDKQGGGDRYRCYPASCPTDINALCPSKLRSDGGCKSACLAFNTDQYCCRGRFSSAQACRSSSWPRNYPAFFKGLCPDAYSYPYDDDRSTFTCEKTAYRIIFS from the exons ATGAGCGCGATGACATTTTTGTTATTAGTGCTGGGTGTCACCGCCTTGAGTGAAGGAAGGAGTTTAGTGTTCGAGAACAGACGCAGAGATACTGTGTGGGTGGGCACCCTTGGCAGTGCTGAAAGGGGAACTCTCAAAGGAGGTGGTTGGGAGATGCGCCCTGGTTCTTTG GTCACCATCAACATGGACGATGGATGGACAGGCCGCTTCTGGGGTCGCACTGGCTGCTTATTCGATGGCTACGGGCATGGCAGATGCCAGACGGGAGACTGTGGCAGGAGGCTGCAGTGTAACGGCACCAGCGGCCAGCCTCCTGTAACGTTTGCAGAAGTCAACCTGGGCGGGTGGGGCAGTCAGGACTTCTACAGCATCAGTCTTGTTGATGGCTTCAATATCCCCATCACG ATAGAGCCCATCGACAAGCAAGGTGGCGGCGACCGCTACCGCTGCTACCCCGCATCCTGCCCCACCGACATAAACGCGCTGTGCCCATCCAAGCTCCGCTCCGACGGCGGCTGCAAGAGCGCGTGCCTCGCCTTCAACACAGACCAGTACTGCTGCCGGGGCCGCTTCAGCTCGGCACAAGCCTGCAGGTCCTCCTCGTGGCCAAGGAACTACCCCGCCTTCTTCAAGGGCCTGTGTCCCGACGCTTACAGCTACCCCTACGACGACGACCGGAGCACCTTCACTTGCGAAAAAACAGCCTACAGGATCATCTTTAGTTGA
- the LOC124798906 gene encoding uncharacterized protein LOC124798906, with the protein MTPLLFQSVLPRIAAAAWQVQLLASCYHLPGPKMEPSEKTRLVKQRGVAKAALACLASFVQCADSVSIKMLVSKLSQLTRIQTDFESSQTWQEIEDESADRSKDRAEFEDSWDFVESTKKGSMKRYTQLPKPLGSNPLGSVSSLKLPAINLLNFEGHYLKWSSYRDTFLSLIMNNNSIDDVQKLHYLNSSLQGEAKNLLKHIPATAGNLLIVWGLITQRYDNPKIIVAKHAKALMALPTVGHGAAAASDYNQLINHICSHLKALEALKPDVPLHEVILSEEILSSMRPTDCHELEVKMTGSTFTTLNQLIIFSETKCQALEVIRFRDNTSRDSQGNANNANQTRRDEGSSR; encoded by the coding sequence ATGACGCCACTGCTGTTCCAGTCTGTACTGCCTCGTATTGCTGCTGCAGCCTGGCAAGTGCAATTGTTAGCTTCCTGCTATCATCTTCCTGGTCCTAAAATGGAGCCCTCAGAGAAAACAAGATTAGTCAAGCAGAGAGGTGTAGCAAAGGCAGCTCTCGCGTGCTTAGCGAGCTTTGTGCAGTGTGCAGACAGTGTCAGCATCAAAATGTTGGTATCAAAATTAAGTCAATTGACTCGAATTCAGACTGATTTTGAGTCATCTCAAACATGGCAGGAAATTGAAGACGAATCAGCAGATCGTAGTAAGGACAGGGCAGAATTCGAGGATTCGTGGGACTTTGTTGAATCCACTAAAAAGGGTTCAATGAAGAGGTACACCCAGCTTCCGAAGCCCTTGGGCTCGAATCCATTAggcagtgtcagttctttgaaactaCCCGCTATTAACTTGCTAAATTTTGAAGGTCACTACCTTAAGTGGTCATCATACAGGGATACGTTTTTGAGTCTCATTATGAATAACAATTCAATTGATGATGTTCAAAAACTTCATTACCTTAATTCGTCTTTGCAAGGTGAAGCTAAAAACCTATTGAAACATATACCTGCCACAGCAGGAAATCTATTGATAGTCTGGGGACTTATTACGCAGAGGTATGATAACCCAAAAATAATTGTAGCCAAACATGCTAAGGCTTTGATGGCCTTACCTACAGTCGGCCATGGCGCAGCCGCAGCGAGCGATTATAATCAACTAATTAATCATATATGCAGCCATTTGAAGGCCTTAGAAGCTCTCAAACCTGATGTTCCACTTCATGAAGTTATTCTTTCGGAAGAGATTCTGTCTAGTATGCGACCCACAGATTGTCATGAGTTGGAGGTAAAGATGACTGGGTCAACATTCACCACATTAAATCAACTAATAATTTTTTCGGAAACAAAATGTCAGGCCCTTGAGGTGATCAGGTTCAGGGATAACACCTCAAGGGATTCGCAGGGAAATGCCAATAATGCAAATCAAACGAGACGTGATGAGGGCTCATCTCGCTAA